Below is a genomic region from Leptolyngbyaceae cyanobacterium.
AGAAAAACGTTGTCGAATTACCTGCGCTGGATTCCCTCCCACAATCGTGTAAGGTTTAACATCTTTGGTAACTACAGACTTAGCAGCAATAATAGCACCATCGCCAACTTTTACCCCCGGCATAATCACTGCTTCATATCCAATCCAGACATCATTACCGATTACTGTATCGCCCTTAAAAGGGAATTCATCTGGTTGAGGTGTAACCCGCCGCCAATCATAACCGAAAATGTTAAATGGATAGGTTGAAAATCCAGATATTTTATGATTAGCACCATTCATGATGAATTTTACGCCTGTAGCGATCGCGCAAAATTTACCGATGATTAACTTGTCACCAATAAAGGGATAGTGATAAAGTACATTACGCTCAAAATTTTCCGAATCTTCAGGGTCGTCGTAATAAGTGTAGTCTCCAATAATAATGTTGGGGTTTGAAACAATATTTTTGATAAAACAAACTTGAGGAAAGCCCTCCATTGGATGTAAAACTTTCGGATCGGGATATTGCATCTAACACCTCAGAATTAATAAACTTATTAATGTAAAATGATGCTAATTTCAATACAATTGGCTAAGTAAAATGCCATTGCTATAGCTTTGAATCGACACATTACTCTACTTCTTCCATATACTCATACCAACAAATCAGCATCAGTCCTCGCTTCAATTCTTCACTTGATAATGAAGCTCTACGACACCTGTACTAAAGGTCTTACTGTCAATGAATTCTAGATTAGTCTGACTGACAATTTCTTTAAAAGCCGGAATACCTGAACCAATCAGTACGGGATGTACTTTTAGGATAACTGCATCTATCAAGTTTTCTGCAAAAAGCATAGCAGCTAAATCCGCGCCACCGCAAAGATAGATGTCTTTGCCCGTTTCATTTTTTAATTTTTTTACTACTTCAACTACGTTCTCCGACACGAGTTCAACATTCTCATTTGGGCTTTCTTTCATCGTGCGCGAGAAAACGTACTGTTTCATGGTTGGATAAGGATTGGTCACGCCAACCTTTAGCCCTACCTCATAAGTCTTTCGCCCCATGATAACGGTATCAAACGATTTCAAAGATTCAAGATAATGTGTTACATGGTCGCCTTCCTGAATAAAACAATCCCATGTGTCATCTTCGCGAGCAATAAACCCGTCGAGTGTAGTGGCAACGTAATATTTTAGTTTTCGCATATTTAACCTTTGTTAAACGGTAGCTGAGGAAATATCTCTGACTAAAACTCTATGTGAAGGAGTGCGATCGCATTCAGCAGTAGTATATATCTTTGAACTGGTGCATCAACAGAATGTACTGAGACGGAGATTTATCCTCACGAACGATTGTCTCATGTTAAAACCCCGGCACTCGTATCCTGAATGCCGGGGAAGGTTTAGAACGCCGATCCTGTATGAGAGATTTCCAGTTTCCGCAGAATCAATCTGATGCTGTGAGGTTTTTCCACTAAACTACCTCTGCATATTTGGAGCAGAGGACGGGATTTGAACCCGCGTCTCGCTAGCTTTGTCCTACGGAGAGCGATACAGGGAGCGAGTTTTCAAAAATGAACTTGGAGCAATAACCTGAGCTTTATTCTGAATTTGACGCACCAGGGTGGCTTTACCAATTTGCCTACCCCCAGATAGGCTGGGGGACAGGAGTCGAACCTGCAAATACCCTGAATTGCTAAAAATGAACTTGTACTCCAAATTCATTATAGTTTAATCTGCAAATAAGTAGCTAAAAATTGCCCTAGCAACTTGCTTTTGCTGCACTTCCCTACCATTCGCTTCTTCTCTAGCTTGAATCACTGCTTTTTGCAGTATATCCACTCTACGAAGCAATAAATTCACGCGGTCTTGAGGCAGCGCTCCTGAGAACTCAATTAAACTCCAGATACCTTCCACAACGTCTTTAGAAACTTCTTTGATTTGAGCGGGATGATGTTCTGTTGCTTCATAGGCAACGACAAAATCAGTGATTTTCTTAGTTTTCACAGTTTCTTTAGGACTGGTGACATAGCATCCTCGATTGGGGTCATGTTGCCAGTCTTTGTCGATAGAAAGTACGGGTAATGAAGTAATAAATGTCTTGACATCCTGAAGCTGCTTTTCAAGAAATAATAAATAGGAGACAGGGACATCTGCAATAATAGTTTGCCCATCCACAACAACCGATGCCTTAGCCTCAGTATTCGCGTAGTCTTGAGTAGCTGCTAGGTCTAAATATTCAGAGCAAGATTGCACAAATTTATCAATCAACTCGTTAGCCTTCAGCGTCAACTTTTGTGACTCAGGAGGATAAACAAATCCATCCTCTTCTCTAGGTTGAAAAGTTCGACTCAACCCTTGAAACAGTGCGCTTTTCTGAGAGAGTTGATAGACTTCGGTTTTGCCTTTAGTGGCATTTGCTTTAACAGACTGTAATACAGCAATCAACTGATTTAGTTTCATATCATCTCCAATACTGGTCATTTGTCCTCTTTTAGAGGACTGAAGCTATTAGCCCGGAACTCAAGTTCCGGGCTAAGAGAGCTTTCTGCACCTGTTTGTCTGGAGGAAATCTACTTCAAGATTTTGGAGACAACGCCAGCGCCGATGGTGCGACCGCCTTCACGAATAGCAAAGCGCATTCCTTGCTCGATCGCAATTGGATCGAGTAGTTCAACAGTCATGTTAACGCGATCGCCTGGTACAACCATCTCAGTCATACTGCCATCATCTGTAGTGAAGGATTTAATCGTTCCTGTCACATCAGTTGTTCGCACGAAAAACTGAGGACGATAACCAGAAAAGAACGGTGTTTTGCGACCCCCTTCTTTTTCCGTCAGCACGTACATTTCCGACTCAAACTCAGTGTGAGGTGTAATTGAACCCGGTTTAGCGACCACCATTCCTCGTTCAACTTCATCCTTCTGGATACCCCGCAGCAACAAACCGACGTTCTCTCCAGCAATTCCTTCATTCAGAACTTGCCTGAACATTTCTATGCCAATAACCGTTGCACGCAAGGTATTATTCAGACCGACCAGTTCAACCTCATCGCCGACTTTAATTGTGCCTCGATCGATCTTACCCGTAACAACCGTTCCCCGACCTTTAATGGAGAAGACATCTTCGATCGGCATCAGGAAAGGTCGATCGATTTCCCGTTTTGGCGTAGGAATGTAAGAGTCTACCGCATCCATAAGTGCATAAATGCGATCGACCCATTCATCCTCACCCCGCTGAGTTTTAGGATTAGCAGTCATCTTCTCCAACGCTTTGAGTGCCGAACCTGCAATAATGGGAATCTCATTCCCAGGAAATTGGTAAGCGATCAAAAGGTCGCGAATTTCCAGTTCTACTAATTCCAAAAGTTCATCGTCCTCTACCATGTCCTTCTTATTCATAAAAACGACAAGGTAAGGAACGCCAACCTGACGTGCCAGTAAGATGTGTTCCTGAGTTTGCGGCATCACACCATCTGCTGCTGAAACTAACAGAATGGCACCATCCATTTGAGCAGCACCCGTAATCATGTTTTTCACATAGTCGGCATGACCGGGACAATCAATGTGAGCATAATGTCGAGTATCAGTTTCATACTCAACATGAGCCGTATTGATAGTAATACCCCGTTCCTGTTCTTCTGGCGCAGCATCAATTTGTTCGTAGCCTAGCGGTTTGGCTTTTCCCAATGCTGCCAGAGTCTTAGTAATTGCTGCTGTCAAGGTAGTTTTGCCATGATCGACATGACCGATCGTGCCGATATTAATATGTGGTTTCGTCCGCTCAAATTTGGTGCGTGCCATGCACTTTAGATCCTCCTTTTATTGTTGTTATGGAACGAGCGATCGCGCTCTCAATTTAAT
It encodes:
- the tuf gene encoding elongation factor Tu is translated as MARTKFERTKPHINIGTIGHVDHGKTTLTAAITKTLAALGKAKPLGYEQIDAAPEEQERGITINTAHVEYETDTRHYAHIDCPGHADYVKNMITGAAQMDGAILLVSAADGVMPQTQEHILLARQVGVPYLVVFMNKKDMVEDDELLELVELEIRDLLIAYQFPGNEIPIIAGSALKALEKMTANPKTQRGEDEWVDRIYALMDAVDSYIPTPKREIDRPFLMPIEDVFSIKGRGTVVTGKIDRGTIKVGDEVELVGLNNTLRATVIGIEMFRQVLNEGIAGENVGLLLRGIQKDEVERGMVVAKPGSITPHTEFESEMYVLTEKEGGRKTPFFSGYRPQFFVRTTDVTGTIKSFTTDDGSMTEMVVPGDRVNMTVELLDPIAIEQGMRFAIREGGRTIGAGVVSKILK
- a CDS encoding Vat family streptogramin A O-acetyltransferase yields the protein MQYPDPKVLHPMEGFPQVCFIKNIVSNPNIIIGDYTYYDDPEDSENFERNVLYHYPFIGDKLIIGKFCAIATGVKFIMNGANHKISGFSTYPFNIFGYDWRRVTPQPDEFPFKGDTVIGNDVWIGYEAVIMPGVKVGDGAIIAAKSVVTKDVKPYTIVGGNPAQVIRQRFSDEIINVLLEIAWWDWDIEKITRNLEKIVGADIEALRSCV
- a CDS encoding dihydrofolate reductase family protein — translated: MRKLKYYVATTLDGFIAREDDTWDCFIQEGDHVTHYLESLKSFDTVIMGRKTYEVGLKVGVTNPYPTMKQYVFSRTMKESPNENVELVSENVVEVVKKLKNETGKDIYLCGGADLAAMLFAENLIDAVILKVHPVLIGSGIPAFKEIVSQTNLEFIDSKTFSTGVVELHYQVKN